The following coding sequences lie in one Prevotella nigrescens genomic window:
- a CDS encoding Eco57I restriction-modification methylase domain-containing protein, which translates to MASIIDFCVCLRRPSKEGGFDITIGNPPYISAPTQIASPELNEQRQRIIECKKYKSLNEKWDLYIPFMELGLQLLCPNGVFSMIVPYPLTNQKYGKKLRKMIIEEYRLLEIADLNGTKIFENATVSNCIPFIQNSSPKGDLRITQIYADKTFHKVLHKSPETLKQDEKKYVWNLTEERRSGNRFANMNVLGDFCYISVGMVVNADEKKAKGEFRKDDLISETYDEIHSRKYIEAKDIDKYRVKRVRYLEWNTERCPDKLRRPTFRELYNRPKLLINRLGFLKVHLDMDTHFLHSDSMFSAVLWKDLKGVNNKSISSSIKKFCKHTRTEMEALSSEVDLLYLLGVLNSSMAGQLLADQRGSDYHIYPEHIRNLPIPIATSKQQEEIAQLVRIIMEKIHDGQDCETEQQKVNQIVSILYI; encoded by the coding sequence ATGGCATCTATCATTGATTTCTGCGTATGTCTGAGACGACCCTCAAAAGAGGGTGGTTTCGACATTACTATTGGCAACCCTCCATACATTAGTGCGCCAACGCAAATTGCATCCCCAGAACTAAATGAGCAACGCCAACGTATTATCGAGTGCAAGAAATACAAATCACTCAATGAGAAATGGGATTTATATATTCCCTTTATGGAACTTGGATTGCAACTCCTCTGCCCCAATGGAGTATTCTCTATGATTGTTCCATATCCTTTGACAAATCAGAAATATGGCAAGAAACTCCGTAAGATGATTATAGAAGAATATCGCCTATTGGAAATTGCAGATTTGAACGGTACAAAGATTTTTGAGAATGCAACTGTGAGCAACTGTATACCATTCATTCAGAACTCATCACCAAAAGGTGATCTTCGCATAACTCAAATATATGCGGACAAGACATTCCATAAAGTATTGCATAAGTCTCCAGAAACGTTAAAACAGGACGAAAAGAAATATGTCTGGAACTTAACAGAAGAAAGAAGGTCTGGAAATCGTTTTGCCAACATGAATGTGTTGGGTGACTTCTGCTATATCAGTGTAGGAATGGTTGTTAATGCAGATGAAAAGAAAGCAAAAGGAGAATTTAGGAAAGATGACCTTATAAGTGAAACTTACGACGAAATTCATAGTCGCAAATACATTGAGGCTAAAGACATAGACAAGTATCGGGTAAAACGTGTTCGTTATCTTGAATGGAATACAGAACGATGCCCTGATAAGTTGCGGCGCCCTACCTTTCGTGAATTGTATAATCGTCCAAAACTATTAATAAATCGTTTAGGTTTTCTTAAAGTACATCTTGATATGGACACGCATTTCTTGCATAGCGACTCTATGTTTTCTGCTGTTCTATGGAAGGATTTGAAGGGAGTTAACAACAAGAGCATATCCTCAAGCATTAAGAAATTCTGCAAGCACACTCGTACTGAGATGGAAGCGTTGTCAAGCGAAGTAGACTTGCTTTATTTGTTAGGTGTCCTCAATTCCTCAATGGCTGGTCAGTTGTTGGCTGACCAACGAGGCAGCGATTATCACATCTACCCCGAGCATATACGCAATCTTCCTATCCCTATTGCGACTTCCAAGCAGCAAGAGGAGATAGCTCAGCTCGTCAGAATCATTATGGAAAAGATACATGATGGGCAAGACTGTGAAACGGAGCAACAGAAAGTCAATCAGATAGTTTCCATACTATACATATAA
- a CDS encoding ATP-binding protein encodes MNIERPIYLQRLIDRRHNGMIKIITGLRRSGKSYLLFTLFCQYLKEQGIDDTQIIKLDLENIYNERYRKPLPLLDYISQRVTDTREYFILIDEIQLLDRFEEALNTLLKNPQLDVYVTGSNARFLSKDVVTTFRGRGDELRIHPLSFSEYMSVKPDAPFLETHLNEYMLLGGLPQTVTMATEQQKKGYLQQLFSNTYLIDIKERYGIRNDDDLEELIDVMASSIGSLTNPQKIANTFRSEKRSTITRDTVKTYLDYMQDAFLMERAVRYDIKGRKYIDTPAKYYFEDLGLRNVRLNFRQTEHTHLIENLIYNELRMRGYSVDVGQVTQNTKNENGISERKQLEVDFVCNRGQDRIYIQSAYALPSEEKTEQELRSLKQIKDSFQKVVIVGGMQPTFRNDDGILILNIFDFLLNRSGQNL; translated from the coding sequence ATGAATATAGAACGACCCATATATCTGCAAAGGTTAATTGACCGACGCCACAATGGAATGATAAAAATCATTACTGGATTGCGTCGGAGTGGCAAATCGTATCTGCTCTTTACACTTTTCTGCCAGTATCTTAAAGAACAAGGGATAGATGATACCCAAATCATTAAGTTGGATTTGGAGAACATTTATAATGAACGTTATCGAAAGCCTTTACCCTTGTTAGATTACATTAGCCAAAGGGTAACAGATACGAGGGAATACTTTATACTCATAGACGAGATACAATTGCTTGACCGTTTTGAGGAGGCGCTGAACACGCTGCTGAAGAATCCACAATTAGATGTGTATGTCACAGGCAGTAATGCACGCTTCCTGTCAAAAGATGTTGTGACGACTTTCCGTGGTAGGGGCGATGAGTTACGTATCCACCCATTGAGCTTCAGCGAATATATGTCGGTGAAGCCAGATGCGCCTTTCTTGGAAACACACCTTAATGAATATATGCTTTTGGGAGGATTGCCCCAAACGGTAACGATGGCCACAGAACAACAGAAGAAGGGCTATCTGCAACAGCTTTTCTCCAATACCTACCTTATCGACATCAAAGAAAGGTACGGCATACGAAACGATGATGATCTGGAAGAACTCATTGATGTCATGGCAAGCAGCATCGGAAGCCTTACCAACCCACAGAAAATAGCGAACACCTTCCGTTCCGAAAAGCGGAGCACCATCACCAGAGACACCGTCAAGACTTATCTGGACTATATGCAGGACGCTTTCCTGATGGAGCGTGCTGTTCGCTACGATATTAAGGGTCGTAAATATATTGATACTCCAGCAAAATACTATTTTGAAGACTTAGGATTACGCAATGTCCGATTGAATTTCCGTCAGACAGAACACACACACTTGATAGAGAATCTTATATACAATGAGTTACGGATGCGTGGCTATTCTGTGGATGTAGGGCAGGTTACGCAAAATACGAAAAACGAAAATGGAATAAGTGAACGCAAGCAGTTAGAAGTGGACTTCGTATGCAACAGAGGACAGGACAGAATTTACATCCAGTCGGCTTACGCTTTGCCATCTGAAGAAAAAACAGAACAAGAACTACGATCTCTCAAACAGATTAAAGATAGTTTTCAGAAAGTTGTTATTGTAGGAGGCATGCAACCCACTTTCCGCAACGATGACGGCATACTCATCCTGAACATTTTTGATTTTCTGCTGAATAGAAGTGGACAGAATCTGTGA
- a CDS encoding Eco57I restriction-modification methylase domain-containing protein, whose translation MGNPPYGAKYDNQTKRYYKNTYVTANSIRGLQKGSLDTYTLFIELGYNLLRRNGSFAYIVPISLTSSDSLTGVHRLLMNNCDTIHISSYSVRPKPVFENAVVNTSILLFQKTETPCQHLYSTKMYRRGNELDLQKLIDNLNFSNVYGYTMIGRIPKIGCEMEKDILIKIFNNTPIRTLYDDKGDPIYYRTTGGRYFKVVTNYPTGSTKEKPLYFQKRLSNAIGCILSSSLAFWFYQIYSNNLDWKTYEIENFTIPQLTTENIEYLDKLYSRYLTDIESKANVRTTSGESTYNVDSFKEYKIVRSKGIIDEIDDYICPLYGLTQKETDFVKNYELQFRLAGE comes from the coding sequence ATTGGGAATCCACCGTATGGGGCTAAATATGATAACCAAACAAAGAGGTATTACAAGAATACTTATGTAACCGCAAATAGCATTCGTGGCTTGCAGAAAGGGTCACTCGACACATATACACTGTTCATTGAATTGGGCTATAACCTACTCAGACGGAATGGCAGCTTTGCCTATATCGTTCCAATATCCTTGACTTCAAGTGATTCCCTCACAGGAGTACACCGTTTATTGATGAATAACTGTGACACCATTCATATTTCATCATATTCAGTTCGCCCCAAGCCTGTATTTGAGAATGCCGTCGTGAATACTTCTATATTGCTATTCCAAAAAACGGAAACACCTTGTCAACATCTTTATTCCACAAAGATGTACAGAAGAGGAAATGAGCTTGATTTACAAAAGCTTATTGACAATCTTAATTTTTCTAATGTGTATGGTTATACTATGATAGGTCGCATTCCGAAGATTGGTTGTGAAATGGAAAAAGACATTCTTATAAAAATCTTCAACAATACTCCGATTAGGACTCTTTATGACGACAAGGGTGATCCTATCTATTATAGGACAACTGGCGGTAGGTACTTTAAGGTTGTAACCAATTATCCGACTGGTTCAACTAAAGAAAAGCCATTATATTTTCAAAAACGACTATCGAATGCTATTGGTTGCATTCTTAGCAGTTCTTTGGCTTTTTGGTTTTACCAAATCTATTCCAACAACCTTGATTGGAAGACATACGAGATTGAGAACTTCACCATTCCACAGCTTACAACTGAAAACATTGAGTATCTTGACAAACTATATTCTCGGTATCTAACGGACATAGAGTCTAAGGCAAATGTCAGAACAACATCTGGAGAGTCCACTTACAATGTTGATTCATTCAAGGAATACAAGATTGTACGCTCCAAGGGCATCATTGATGAGATAGATGACTACATTTGCCCACTATACGGCTTGACCCAGAAAGAAACGGACTTTGTCAAAAATTACGAATTGCAGTTCAGGCTGGCAGGAGAATAA